From one Thamnophis elegans isolate rThaEle1 chromosome 7, rThaEle1.pri, whole genome shotgun sequence genomic stretch:
- the SGSM3 gene encoding small G protein signaling modulator 3 produces the protein MSGSYTPPTGGPFSALTPSIWPQEILAKYAQKDESLEEPEIRYDEFGFRVGKEDSVDPPSKLLGISLIEEPQQRLKWQAHLEFTHNHDVGDLTWDKIEVTLPHSDKLRSLVLAGIPHSMRPQLWMRLSGALLKKRNSEMSYREIVKNSSNDETIAAKQIEKDLLRTMPSNACFSNMNSIGVPRLRRILRGLAWLYPEIGYCQGTGMVVASLLLFLEEEDAFWMMCAIIEDMVPASYFSTTLMGVQTDQRVLRHLIVQYLPQLDKLLQEHDIELSLITLHWFLTSFASVVHIKLLLRIWDYFFYQGSIVLFQVTLGMLSLKEDELTQSENSASIFNTLSDIPSQIEDPDVLLQEAVRVSGSLTDIVVETQRCKHLAYLIADQGQLLSPGAAVNLSKIVRRRTQRRKSGITSLLFGEDDVEALKAKNIKQTELVEDLREAILQVAQHFQCVDPKSCSIDLTPDYTMESHQRDHESYVACSRNQRRRAKALLDFERHDDDELGFRKNDIITIISQKDEHCWVGELNGLRGWFPAKFVEILDERSKEYSVAGDDSVTEAITDLVRGTLCPALKAIFEQGLKKPSLLGGACHPWLFIEEAAGREVERDFDSVYSRLVLCKTYRLDEDGKVLTPEELLYRAVQSVNMSHDVAHAQMDVKLRSLICIGLNEQVLHLWLEVLCSSLQTVEKWFHPWSFLRSPGWVQIKCELRVLSKFAFSLSQDWELPTKREEKEKKPLKEGVQDMLVKHHLFSWDIDG, from the exons ATGTCAG GAAGCTATACTCCCCCCACCGGTGGGCCCTTTTCTGCTCTTACTCCCAGCATCTGGCCTCAAGAAATTTTGGCAAAATATGCTCAG AAAGACGAATCTCTTGAAGAGCCAGAGATCCGATATGATGAATTTGGTTTCCGAGTTGGCAAAGAAG ATAGTGTAGATCCACCCAGCAAACTTTTGGGGATCTCGCTGATTGAAGAGCCACAGCAGAGACTGAAATGGCAAGCCCATCTGGAGTTCACACACAATCATGATGTGGGAGACCTCACGTGGGATAAGATTGAAGTCACACTTCCGCATTCAGACAAGCTACGTTCTCTGGTTTTGGCCGGCATTCCTCACAGTATGAGGCCCCAG TTGTGGATGAGACTATCGGGTGCTCTACTGAAAAAGAGAAATTCAGAAATGTCTTACCGAGAAATTGTGAAAAACAGCTCCAATGATGAAACAATTGCTGCTAAACAG ATTGAAAAGGATTTACTCCGCACCATGCCCAGCAATGCCTGTTTCTCCAACATGAATAGCATCGGGGTACCACGGTTACGCAGAATATTACGTGGATTGGCTTGGTTATATCCTGAAATTGGGTACTGTCAAGGCACTGGCATG GTAGTGGCTTCCTTGCTTCTTTTCTTAGAAGAGGAAGATGCCTTCTGGATGATGTGTGCTATTATTGAAGATATGGTGCCAGCCTCCTACTTCAGTACCACCTTGATGGGGGTCCAGACTGATCAACGTGTCCTACGCCATCTCATTGTGCAATACCTGCCCCAGCTGGACAAACTTCTTCAGGAACATGACATTG AGCTCTCCCTCATTACCCTACATTGGTTTCTTACATCATTTGCTAGTGTGGTGCATATCAAGCTGTTGCTGCGTATCTGGGACTATTTCTTCTACCAAGGCTCCATTGTTCTCTTTCAGGTTACACTGGGTATGCTCAGTTTGAAG GAAGATGAACTCACCCAGTCTGAGAACTCTGCATCTATCTTCAACACCCTCTCGGATATCCCATCTCAGATTGAAGATCCTGATGTGCTCCTACAGGAAGCCGTACGTGTGTCTGGCTCACTGACAGATATAGTAGTAGAAACTCAGCGTTGCAAGCACCTTGCTTACCTCATTGCGGACCAAGGGCAGCTACTGAGTCCTGGTGCTGCAGTAAACTTATCAAAG ATTGTGCGACGCAGAACACAGCGTAGGAAGTCTGGAATCACATCACTCCTTTTTG GAGAAGATGATGTGGAGGCACTGAAAGCCAAAAATATTAAGCAAACAGAGCTAGTTGAAGACTTACGTGAGGCCATCCTACAAGTGGCTCAGCATTTCCAGTGTGTGGATCCCAAGAGTTGCAGCATA GACTTGACTCCAGATTATACCATGGAAAGCCACCAGCGAGACCATGAAAGCTATGTTGCGTGTTCCCGTAACCAGCGGCGACGTGCCAAGGCTTTGCTGGATTTTGAGCGTCATGATGATGATGAACTAGGCTTCCGCAAGAATGATATCATCACG ATTATATCCCAGAAAGATGAACACTGTTGGGTGGGTGAGCTAAATGGCTTGAGAG gttggtttcctgcaaaatttgTAGAGATCCTGGATGAACGGAGCAAAGAG TATTCTGTTGCTGGAGATGATTCAGTTACAGAAGCTATCACAGATTTGGTTCGAGGGACTCTCTGCCCAGCCCTCAAGGCTATATTTGAACAGGgactgaagaaaccatctctgctGGGTGGGGCTTGTCATCCCTGGCTCTTCATTGAAGAG GCTGCTGGGCGTGAGGTAGAGCGAGATTTTGACTCTGTGTATTCTCGTCTTGTACTTTGCAAAACCTACAG GTTAGATGAAGATGGAAAAGTGCTTACTCCAGAAGAACTTCTTTATCGA gCGGTACAGTCTGtgaatatgtcacatgatgtcgCACATGCTCAGATGGATGTAAAACTTCGGTCTCTCATCTGTATTGGACTGAA TGAGCAGGTGCTGCACCTGTGGCTTGAGGTACTTTGCTCGAGTTTGCAGACAGTGGAGAAATGGTTCCATCCCTGGTCATTTCTGCGAAGTCCTGGCTGGGTACAGATCAAGTGTGAGCTCAG GGTCCTCAGTAAATTTGCATTCAGCCTTTCTCAGGACTGGGAACTCCCAACAAAAAGAGAG gagaaggagaagaaaccgCTGAAGGAAGGTGTTCAGGACATGCTTGTGAAACATCATCTCTTCAGCTGGGACATAGATGGGTGA